One Thermococcus eurythermalis DNA segment encodes these proteins:
- a CDS encoding translation initiation factor eIF-2B alpha/beta/delta subunit family protein (eIF-2BA; catalyzes the binding of GTP to IF2) has product MLPPEVREVLEELRAERIRGASWMARRGAEAFRILAELLEGEELKKALAELRRELPQVNPTMASLYNLSRFIPVTGDPLLVKSRVDEFLRLVDEAKNAIGNIGSELIDDGDTVITHSFSSAVFEVIRTAKARGKTFRVILTESAPDYEGIALANALEKEGIPFEVITDAQLGLFAERATLALVGADNVTRDGAVINKAGTYLLALACHEKGVPFYVAAESFKLHPELNSKDVEILERPYARQGHRVRNFLFDVTPWKYVRGIITELGILVPPRDI; this is encoded by the coding sequence ATGCTTCCCCCAGAAGTCCGGGAGGTTCTTGAAGAACTCCGTGCCGAGAGGATACGCGGCGCGAGCTGGATGGCCAGGCGGGGGGCTGAGGCGTTTAGAATTCTCGCAGAACTCCTTGAGGGGGAGGAGCTGAAGAAGGCGCTGGCAGAGCTCAGGAGGGAACTCCCGCAGGTAAATCCCACAATGGCATCGCTCTACAACCTCTCGCGCTTCATTCCCGTGACGGGTGACCCCCTCCTTGTAAAGTCCAGGGTAGACGAGTTCCTTAGACTGGTTGACGAGGCAAAAAATGCAATCGGGAACATAGGGAGCGAGCTAATAGACGATGGAGACACTGTTATAACTCACTCGTTCTCTTCAGCAGTCTTTGAAGTCATCAGAACGGCAAAGGCCCGGGGAAAGACCTTCAGGGTAATCCTCACTGAGAGCGCCCCTGATTATGAGGGGATAGCCTTGGCAAACGCCCTGGAGAAGGAGGGAATCCCTTTTGAAGTCATAACCGACGCTCAGCTCGGGCTTTTCGCTGAGAGGGCCACCCTTGCCCTCGTCGGCGCGGACAACGTGACGCGCGACGGCGCTGTGATAAACAAGGCGGGTACGTACCTTTTAGCACTTGCCTGCCACGAGAAGGGCGTCCCCTTCTACGTCGCTGCAGAGAGCTTCAAGCTCCACCCGGAACTAAACAGCAAAGACGTGGAAATCCTTGAGAGGCCCTACGCGAGGCAGGGGCACAGGGTCAGGAACTTTCTCTTCGACGTTACTCCCTGGAAGTACGTGAGGGGCATAATAACGGAGCTTGGAATCCTGGTGCCTCCAAGGGACATCTAA
- a CDS encoding Gldg family protein, translating to MRRWGLALIVLLVLGTLPTAMLPLASAAVQYVSIHDIQYTEDPSGDSPYNGQLVMTSGVVTAVTSKGFFIQNGTGPWSGIYVYLGTSPSVNQGDLILVTGTVEEHYGLTQIKAAPEDVDVTGTADIPEPVVLQTGDVSQEQWESVLVKVENVVVTNPDLGHGEWEIDDGSGSARVDDLMYRYTPEADQELSYVIGVVYYSYGNFKIEPRSAEDIGLPPATPQYQTIKEIRENWEDGKLVLTSGVVIGTRSTGFFIQNGTEPNSGIYVYVGGSPGVKLGDVVQVIGTTGVYKGLYQITDPTYEVVGTSELPEPVLITAGEMSDAYQSMLVRLKNVKVTKVDGKAITVEDSTGALVLYDYYEIMDVEVGDTLEYVEGIGYKYNIIEVYPTNYTKVPKAAPNPNALAFGLTIYYGRQYESKLSDLDELYEEFASVVSELTSYGVTFDEKLEAKINWVKSSMAAVNEEYELYKEFAASAQKNGLYLPAMIHIRRALFLGEDVKEEIEFLLPYLKGALEKVKSSSNQTGTQTNITLTMARVLIDASHGQHYVEDVGVEGLSKKIKSELGWEVTINRDPLTPDLLEGYDVVIILNPVRDLSSEEVSALQKYIENGGGLFIAGDWYRYSRLESLNAVVSKYGITFNADELMDDEKNSGKPYYPFVGIYNKAHPAMKFVPDDWTIYYNGGTLTISGNAVWLIKGYDTSYSVDADGNVVMAKGTNPILAAAVEAGKGRIIAYGSSKALSDDYRQKYIKSNWPFIKGALLWLAHQE from the coding sequence ATGAGACGATGGGGACTAGCTTTAATTGTACTGTTGGTGTTGGGCACCTTGCCTACGGCGATGCTTCCACTTGCATCGGCGGCTGTTCAGTATGTTTCAATCCATGACATACAGTATACCGAAGACCCCAGCGGAGACTCGCCATACAACGGCCAACTAGTGATGACAAGCGGTGTAGTTACTGCAGTGACCTCGAAGGGCTTTTTCATTCAGAACGGTACTGGTCCATGGAGTGGGATATACGTCTATCTCGGCACGTCTCCCAGTGTCAACCAGGGTGATTTGATACTGGTGACTGGTACTGTTGAGGAGCACTATGGGCTAACGCAGATTAAGGCTGCTCCGGAAGACGTTGATGTCACTGGAACCGCTGACATTCCAGAACCCGTTGTTCTCCAGACTGGTGATGTTTCTCAGGAGCAGTGGGAAAGCGTGCTCGTTAAGGTAGAGAACGTTGTTGTTACCAACCCCGACCTGGGACACGGCGAGTGGGAAATCGACGATGGTAGTGGATCAGCCAGGGTCGACGACCTGATGTATCGTTACACACCAGAGGCAGACCAGGAACTCAGCTATGTTATAGGAGTGGTATACTATTCCTATGGCAACTTTAAGATTGAGCCGAGGAGTGCAGAGGACATAGGCCTGCCCCCAGCGACTCCCCAGTACCAGACTATCAAGGAGATAAGGGAGAACTGGGAGGACGGCAAGCTCGTTCTCACAAGTGGTGTGGTTATAGGCACCCGCAGCACCGGGTTCTTCATTCAGAACGGCACCGAGCCCAACAGTGGAATTTACGTGTACGTTGGCGGCTCGCCAGGGGTTAAGCTGGGGGACGTCGTCCAGGTCATCGGAACGACTGGCGTATACAAGGGGCTCTACCAGATAACAGACCCGACCTACGAGGTGGTTGGCACCTCCGAGCTTCCGGAGCCAGTTCTCATTACCGCTGGTGAGATGAGTGATGCCTACCAGAGCATGCTCGTCAGGCTGAAGAACGTCAAGGTCACCAAGGTTGATGGAAAAGCGATAACCGTTGAGGACAGCACTGGAGCGCTGGTTCTCTATGACTACTATGAAATAATGGACGTTGAAGTTGGCGACACCCTTGAGTACGTTGAGGGCATTGGCTATAAATATAACATCATAGAGGTTTACCCCACCAACTACACGAAAGTCCCTAAAGCCGCTCCAAATCCAAACGCCCTTGCGTTTGGTCTGACAATCTACTACGGCCGCCAGTATGAGAGCAAGCTCTCAGATCTCGATGAGCTCTACGAGGAATTTGCTTCAGTAGTCTCCGAGCTTACCAGCTACGGCGTTACCTTTGACGAGAAGCTTGAGGCCAAGATCAACTGGGTTAAGAGCAGTATGGCGGCAGTGAACGAGGAATATGAGCTTTACAAGGAGTTCGCGGCCAGTGCTCAGAAGAACGGCCTTTACCTCCCGGCGATGATACACATACGCAGGGCACTGTTCCTCGGTGAGGACGTTAAGGAGGAAATCGAGTTCCTCCTGCCGTACCTCAAGGGAGCTCTCGAGAAAGTGAAGTCCTCTTCAAACCAGACCGGCACCCAGACCAACATAACGCTCACCATGGCTAGGGTTCTTATTGATGCATCTCACGGACAGCACTACGTCGAGGACGTTGGCGTTGAGGGCCTCTCCAAGAAAATCAAAAGCGAGCTCGGCTGGGAGGTTACAATAAACAGGGACCCGCTTACTCCAGACCTGCTTGAGGGATACGACGTTGTGATTATACTCAACCCCGTTAGGGACCTCTCCTCGGAGGAGGTAAGCGCACTCCAGAAGTACATCGAAAACGGCGGTGGACTCTTTATAGCCGGAGACTGGTACAGGTACTCAAGGCTTGAGAGCCTCAACGCAGTAGTTAGTAAGTACGGTATTACCTTCAACGCCGACGAGCTCATGGACGACGAGAAGAACAGCGGCAAGCCATACTATCCGTTCGTTGGAATATACAACAAGGCTCACCCGGCCATGAAGTTCGTGCCCGATGACTGGACAATCTACTACAACGGTGGCACCCTTACGATAAGCGGCAACGCGGTCTGGCTCATCAAGGGCTACGATACCAGCTACTCCGTTGATGCCGATGGAAACGTTGTCATGGCCAAGGGCACAAACCCGATACTAGCGGCCGCTGTGGAGGCTGGAAAGGGCAGAATAATCGCCTACGGTTCAAGCAAGGCCCTCAGTGACGATTACCGCCAGAAGTACATCAAGAGCAACTGGCCCTTCATCAAGGGAGCCCTGCTCTGGCTGGCCCACCAGGAGTGA